A genomic stretch from Mustelus asterias unplaced genomic scaffold, sMusAst1.hap1.1 HAP1_SCAFFOLD_63, whole genome shotgun sequence includes:
- the LOC144483349 gene encoding uncharacterized protein LOC144483349 — protein MEKPWKCGDCGKRYRSHSQLETHWCSHTGERPFTCSQCGEGFSHLSSLQSHQQVHTGERPFICSQCGKGFTCSSHLRRHQRVHTEERPFTCSQCGKGFTCSSHLQTHQRVHTGERPFTCSHCGKGFTQLSNLRKHQRVHTGETPFSCSQCGEGFTCSSSLRRHQRVHTRERPFTCSDCGKGFSQSSNLVKHQRIHTGDRPFTCSVCGKGFTQSPHLLKHQHVHE, from the coding sequence atggagaaaccatggaaatgtggggactgtgggaagagatacagatcccattctcagctggaaactcattggtgcagccacactggggagagaccattcacctgctctcagtgtggggagggattcagtcatttatccagcctgcagtcacaccagcaagttcacactggggagaggccgttcatctgctctcagtgtgggaagggattcacttgttcatcccacctgcggaggcaccagcgagttcacacggaggagagaccatttacatgttctcagtgtgggaagggattcacttgttcatcccacctgcagacacaccagcgagttcacactggggagaggccattcacctgctctcattgtgggaagggattcactcagttatccaaccttcggaaacaccagcgagttcacactggggagacgccattcagctgctctcagtgtggggagggattcacttgttcatccagtctgcggaggcaccagcgagttcacaccagggagagaccattcacctgctctgattgtggcaagggattcagtcaatcatccaacctggtaaagcaccagcgaattcacactggggacaggccattcacctgctccgtgtgtgggaagggattcactcagtcacctcacctgctgaaacaccaacatgttcacgagtga